In Flavobacterium sp. CS20, a single window of DNA contains:
- a CDS encoding DMT family transporter has protein sequence MNKRIWAILVATGASFIYGVNHTLAKGLMPDQIEAFGFVMLRVLGAAVIFWLISLFVKSEPIQRRDWSRIILCTVLGMFVNMLLFFKGLSLSTPINSSVIVTISPILVFILSAVLIREKITWLKASGAVLGLVGALMLVIFSTVSTADAPNIPLGNAMIIVNALSYGLYLIVVRPLTARYSSITLLKWFFLIAVIINFPIGIREFTDVEWASLPFSAIWRMGFVVLGTTVLTYLLNIYALKELSASTIGVFVYLQPLIAIAFAIISGADQLNFIKVIAGILVFVGVFMVSRKRARKRENS, from the coding sequence GTGAATAAGCGCATTTGGGCAATTCTTGTCGCTACAGGAGCAAGTTTTATTTACGGAGTCAACCATACTCTTGCTAAAGGTTTAATGCCAGATCAAATAGAAGCTTTTGGATTTGTGATGCTTCGCGTTTTGGGTGCGGCAGTCATTTTTTGGCTGATCAGTCTTTTTGTAAAATCTGAACCTATTCAACGTCGTGATTGGTCGCGAATTATTTTATGTACGGTTTTAGGAATGTTTGTCAATATGCTGTTGTTTTTTAAAGGTTTGAGTTTATCAACACCTATCAATTCTTCAGTGATTGTTACAATTTCGCCGATATTAGTGTTTATATTGTCAGCGGTTTTAATTCGAGAAAAAATCACTTGGCTTAAAGCCTCAGGAGCCGTTTTAGGTTTAGTCGGTGCGTTGATGTTGGTCATTTTTAGTACAGTTTCTACCGCTGATGCTCCAAATATTCCACTTGGTAATGCCATGATAATTGTCAATGCTTTATCATACGGTTTATATCTCATAGTTGTCCGACCACTAACAGCTCGCTACAGTAGTATTACTTTATTAAAATGGTTTTTTTTGATTGCCGTCATCATCAATTTTCCGATTGGTATTCGTGAATTTACTGACGTAGAATGGGCGTCTTTGCCATTTTCAGCCATTTGGCGAATGGGATTTGTGGTTTTAGGAACTACGGTTTTAACCTATTTACTCAATATTTATGCCCTTAAAGAACTTTCAGCATCAACAATTGGCGTGTTTGTATATTTACAACCTTTAATCGCCATTGCCTTTGCCATTATTTCAGGAGCTGACCAACTCAATTTTATAAAGGTGATTGCGGGAATTCTCGTGTTTGTTGGTGTTTTTATGGTTAGTAGGAAACGGGCAAGGAAGCGAGAGAACAGTTGA
- a CDS encoding T9SS type A sorting domain-containing protein: MKGFKYINFRVIAFVVILGFLTTQNSFAQIISQYVETDSGTSPKGLEIWNNTSVAIDFSVDNLIIEKGTNGGAPSSDFTIDSGVLQPGEVLVVGTIDMQPVATSNGALFYEKAFTFNGDDALVLKLGTTTTDVFGSPNTDPGSAWEGNGVSTQNQNIALLSSITTGELTGFTDPSTRFETINTTPSDIANGGLDGFGVAPSGTPPPSTCSISDIGLGSISCNDNGTPSDGSDDIISFELDPTGSNLGTTYTVEMTDNIAGTEISTNLAGPFSSFTATGTYGTATTFYLAPGSAGSGDLNISVTDGVDATCSATGIVTDPGSCLFVVSAIFEDFNDGDFTSNPVWTGNTAGFSVITNATIPNGIATTDGSYLASNANTGNISLAVQSSEVSEWQFSLATPDFVPSGSNYFGVVLMANDSFSGDIITASNFQGYYIKIGINSSPDPIELWRKTGAGQTIVGDFPSSPDFNTGALKDGLNIRITRSDAGVFELFYSTGFEYSTTPTTSAGTVTDNNYSTSTYFGVFQKFGSPSTSRRVYLDNIDLGSAFVDSDSKINAPTTQVASGTIIADAATSVSNSVPVLKFEIEDLATSDTVVTEVTKLHLVPGANNTASWSQVIQGISIISSGAGGVLAQSSQSVSISDTGIIVDVLDNTDTEMTVPNGVAQEYTIDVFLNTSGITDQEVIQFAIPSSSINWQTAAGSSQFAPSFTPIEGNTFTIDVNGNQYSFISQPTNANVNLGMPTDVKIAYVDNNNNIDLTYASFTSDVSITSSGTLQGTPLTATPIGNVVTFDGSSIIHTVVENNVTLTATSTAAGFPANLVSNAFDIISAPELLITEIADPGDIQTAKYVEIFNAGVTAIDFSSSDFFLTREANAGNTYEINQLTGFLPPKGYYIISNQSLTDFSSTYNGATTDIDAFALGDGNDTYILSTSGANPTEAINTQFDVYGEIGINGFTGTNSELSENTDGTANDEPWEYEDSRAYRLNPDVKFANTIWTSSEWVVDPDGANTTDMTPGYGDQDYVYVDDTSGWTSIGLGNPEGNSTGSQNIFVRSGEATFSSDITVGDLVVRSGATLILSPNVKLTVTGDIVNEGKIIFQSDSSGSAVLEPVVANTRIEGSGFETHRFIPKSNRAYRYLSPSVSTDTSTQSTIRDNWQEGVNNISQSDADNQNPNPGFGTHITGSTTGANGFDATSTGNASMYEWNINTQSWNAIPNTDTKPFFAGEAYAIMIRGDRATTLNSNTAVGDPTTLRTTGKMHFGDFVVSNLSSTSEDFNLIGNPYQSQVDLKDLLDNHASGINNSSAYIYDPTLGTIGGYATIDLENLSFSSVPAGTSANQYLQPNQAFFVKTTATSPSITFEESVKQNSTAQVGTFSESQSTLPSHLNIDLINEDDQVIDGVRIVYDNTYSSTVNQKDAVKAWNFNESLTIYSEQYYLSIEKRGLPIASDTTQLQIYSYTKNDYSLNLDFQSNGSLNVDVFLLDQYTQSITQVMPDQITTYNFSVDQNIPESISAQRFEIIYSETTLGLNSFDTGVYKVYPNPITSNIFSISADNLSLIDEVNGLQLFSLQGQLIDEFSKNDFITGEGQIKIRLDNKYSDGLYVFKVFTENEIFTLKAIISQQN; encoded by the coding sequence ATGAAAGGGTTTAAATATATAAATTTCAGAGTTATAGCTTTTGTGGTTATTTTAGGTTTTTTAACCACGCAAAACAGTTTTGCTCAGATTATCAGTCAATATGTAGAAACCGATAGCGGGACATCCCCAAAAGGTCTCGAAATTTGGAACAACACAAGTGTAGCAATTGATTTTTCAGTTGATAATCTCATCATAGAAAAAGGAACCAATGGTGGAGCTCCAAGTTCAGATTTTACTATTGATAGTGGTGTTTTACAACCTGGAGAAGTTCTTGTTGTTGGCACCATTGACATGCAACCTGTAGCCACTTCAAATGGTGCTTTGTTTTATGAAAAAGCTTTTACTTTTAACGGTGATGATGCTTTAGTTCTGAAACTTGGAACGACAACTACCGATGTTTTTGGAAGTCCCAATACCGATCCTGGGAGTGCTTGGGAAGGTAATGGCGTTTCAACACAAAACCAAAATATTGCATTATTAAGCAGTATTACTACTGGAGAATTAACGGGTTTCACAGATCCAAGCACAAGATTTGAAACCATCAACACTACGCCTTCAGATATTGCAAATGGTGGTTTAGATGGTTTTGGTGTTGCACCAAGCGGTACGCCACCACCATCAACTTGCTCCATATCCGATATCGGTCTTGGTAGCATCAGTTGTAACGACAACGGCACGCCTAGTGATGGCTCAGACGATATCATTTCATTTGAGCTTGATCCCACAGGGAGCAATCTCGGCACGACTTATACCGTAGAAATGACCGATAATATTGCTGGAACTGAAATAAGCACAAATCTTGCAGGTCCGTTTTCATCCTTTACAGCAACAGGAACTTATGGCACAGCAACCACATTTTATTTAGCTCCTGGCAGTGCAGGTTCAGGCGATTTAAATATATCCGTAACTGATGGTGTAGATGCAACTTGTTCGGCTACTGGCATAGTTACAGACCCTGGAAGTTGTTTGTTTGTAGTCTCTGCCATTTTTGAAGATTTTAATGATGGGGATTTTACGTCAAATCCTGTTTGGACTGGCAATACAGCAGGTTTTTCTGTCATTACTAATGCTACTATTCCTAATGGTATTGCTACAACTGATGGTAGTTATTTAGCAAGTAATGCCAATACAGGCAATATTAGTTTAGCTGTGCAGAGTTCAGAAGTTTCAGAATGGCAATTTTCTTTAGCAACGCCTGATTTTGTCCCATCTGGCTCAAATTATTTTGGAGTTGTTTTAATGGCAAATGATTCCTTTTCTGGAGATATCATCACAGCAAGTAACTTTCAAGGCTATTATATTAAAATAGGAATAAATAGTTCTCCTGATCCAATAGAATTATGGCGTAAAACAGGAGCTGGACAAACAATAGTTGGAGACTTCCCGTCAAGCCCAGATTTTAATACTGGTGCATTAAAAGACGGTTTAAACATTAGAATTACACGAAGTGATGCTGGTGTGTTTGAATTGTTTTATAGCACTGGTTTTGAATATTCTACTACTCCCACAACTTCTGCTGGTACTGTAACAGATAATAATTATTCAACATCTACTTATTTTGGTGTTTTTCAAAAATTTGGTAGTCCAAGTACAAGTAGAAGAGTTTATTTAGACAACATAGATTTAGGAAGTGCATTTGTTGACTCCGACTCTAAGATTAACGCTCCAACAACACAAGTCGCATCAGGAACAATAATTGCCGATGCAGCAACAAGTGTTTCAAATTCTGTTCCTGTGCTTAAATTTGAAATCGAAGACTTAGCTACTTCTGATACTGTGGTAACAGAAGTTACGAAACTCCACCTTGTGCCAGGAGCTAATAATACCGCATCGTGGAGTCAAGTGATTCAAGGCATAAGTATCATTAGCTCTGGAGCTGGTGGTGTTTTAGCACAATCCAGTCAAAGTGTGAGTATTTCTGATACAGGAATCATTGTTGATGTTTTAGATAACACAGACACAGAAATGACTGTTCCTAATGGTGTTGCTCAAGAATATACCATAGATGTTTTTTTAAATACTTCAGGTATTACTGACCAAGAAGTGATTCAGTTTGCCATTCCAAGTAGTTCAATAAATTGGCAAACTGCAGCTGGAAGCTCTCAATTTGCACCAAGTTTTACCCCTATTGAGGGCAACACTTTCACCATAGATGTTAATGGAAATCAATACAGTTTTATTTCTCAGCCCACTAATGCTAATGTAAACTTAGGTATGCCAACCGATGTTAAAATTGCTTATGTAGATAACAATAATAATATAGATTTAACATATGCATCATTCACAAGTGATGTTTCAATTACTTCAAGTGGAACTTTGCAAGGGACACCTCTAACAGCTACGCCAATTGGCAATGTAGTAACCTTTGATGGTAGCAGTATAATTCATACCGTTGTAGAAAATAATGTTACATTAACAGCCACATCAACCGCAGCTGGATTTCCTGCAAATCTTGTAAGTAATGCTTTTGACATCATCTCTGCACCCGAATTATTGATCACAGAAATTGCTGATCCAGGTGATATTCAAACGGCTAAATATGTTGAGATTTTTAATGCAGGCGTTACGGCAATAGATTTCAGTTCATCAGATTTCTTTTTAACAAGAGAAGCCAATGCTGGTAATACTTATGAAATCAATCAGCTTACAGGTTTTTTGCCTCCTAAGGGATATTACATCATTTCAAATCAATCCCTAACTGATTTTAGCTCAACTTATAATGGTGCAACAACTGATATAGATGCTTTTGCTTTAGGCGATGGCAATGATACTTACATTTTATCAACATCTGGTGCTAATCCTACAGAAGCCATCAACACACAATTTGATGTGTATGGCGAGATAGGCATCAATGGGTTTACAGGAACAAATTCAGAGCTTTCAGAAAATACAGACGGAACTGCTAACGACGAACCTTGGGAATACGAAGACAGCAGAGCCTACAGACTCAATCCTGATGTTAAATTTGCTAACACTATCTGGACAAGTTCAGAATGGGTGGTTGATCCTGATGGGGCAAATACTACTGATATGACACCTGGTTACGGCGATCAAGATTATGTTTATGTTGATGATACATCGGGTTGGACAAGTATTGGTTTAGGCAATCCTGAAGGAAACTCAACTGGTTCACAAAATATATTTGTGCGTTCTGGCGAAGCGACTTTTAGTTCAGATATAACAGTAGGTGATTTGGTTGTAAGATCTGGAGCCACTTTAATCTTGTCACCAAACGTTAAACTTACCGTTACAGGAGACATCGTCAACGAAGGGAAAATTATTTTTCAAAGCGATAGCAGTGGCTCTGCTGTGCTTGAACCCGTGGTGGCAAATACACGTATTGAAGGTAGTGGTTTTGAAACTCACCGCTTTATACCTAAGTCTAATCGGGCTTATAGATATTTATCACCAAGTGTTTCTACAGATACTTCTACTCAATCTACAATTAGAGACAATTGGCAAGAAGGCGTAAACAATATCTCCCAATCTGATGCTGACAACCAAAATCCAAATCCAGGTTTTGGTACACACATCACAGGTTCTACAACAGGTGCCAATGGTTTTGATGCTACATCAACAGGAAATGCATCGATGTATGAATGGAATATAAACACACAATCTTGGAATGCTATACCAAACACCGACACAAAACCATTCTTTGCAGGTGAAGCCTATGCCATAATGATTCGTGGCGACAGAGCGACCACTTTAAATTCTAATACAGCCGTTGGGGATCCAACTACTCTTAGAACAACAGGCAAAATGCACTTTGGAGATTTTGTTGTATCTAATTTAAGTTCAACTTCAGAAGACTTTAATCTAATCGGAAATCCCTATCAATCGCAAGTTGATTTAAAAGATTTGTTAGATAATCATGCATCGGGAATCAATAATAGTAGTGCTTATATTTATGATCCTACATTGGGCACAATTGGCGGTTATGCCACAATTGATTTAGAAAATTTAAGCTTTTCATCGGTTCCAGCAGGAACTTCTGCAAACCAATATCTTCAACCTAATCAAGCATTTTTTGTTAAAACCACAGCTACTTCACCTTCCATAACATTTGAAGAATCTGTAAAGCAAAATTCTACTGCACAAGTTGGAACGTTTAGTGAGTCTCAAAGCACTTTGCCTTCACATCTCAATATCGACCTTATAAATGAAGACGACCAAGTTATTGATGGTGTCAGAATAGTCTATGACAACACTTATAGCTCAACTGTAAATCAAAAAGATGCGGTAAAAGCATGGAATTTTAATGAAAGTCTGACTATCTATTCAGAACAATATTACCTATCAATAGAAAAACGGGGTTTGCCCATTGCCTCAGATACCACTCAACTTCAAATATACAGCTATACCAAAAATGACTATAGCCTAAATTTAGATTTTCAATCAAATGGATCTCTCAATGTTGATGTGTTTTTATTAGACCAATATACACAAAGCATCACACAGGTTATGCCTGATCAAATCACGACCTATAATTTTTCTGTAGATCAAAATATACCAGAATCAATATCTGCTCAACGTTTTGAAATTATATACAGTGAAACAACTTTAGGTCTAAATAGTTTTGATACAGGGGTTTACAAAGTTTATCCTAATCCTATTACATCTAATATTTTTTCGATTTCAGCTGATAACCTAAGCCTTATTGATGAAGTCAATGGCTTGCAATTATTTTCTCTTCAGGGACAATTAATCGATGAGTTTAGCAAAAATGATTTTATCACAGGAGAAGGTCAAATCAAAATCAGATTGGACAATAAATACAGTGATGGTTTATATGTTTTTAAGGTATTTACAGAAAATGAAATTTTTACGTTAAAAGCTATAATAAGTCAACAAAATTAG
- a CDS encoding O-methyltransferase, translated as MHSPFVYHFITKCLYSKISKTALDKLQDARKPILKSDDIIQMIDIGEGSQHFKTSKRRVKTIAKNAGMRLHQSQLMNKIIDYFEVKNTLELGTSVGLGSLSMAVNQPQNCVDTVEACPNTFAFAKSCFNTYGLKNIKTHNTDFQSYINNLSAYKTYDLIYLDGHHQKKATLDYFSQLKKHTHHNSIVILDDIYWSKEMQEAWQLICKDKEVKVSLDLYFWGIVFFKPELSKQDFKIRCLF; from the coding sequence GTGCATTCACCGTTTGTGTATCATTTCATCACCAAGTGTTTGTATTCTAAAATATCAAAAACGGCATTAGATAAGCTTCAAGATGCGAGAAAACCTATCTTAAAATCTGATGATATCATACAAATGATTGATATTGGCGAAGGCTCTCAGCACTTTAAAACATCAAAACGCCGAGTAAAAACAATAGCCAAAAACGCAGGCATGAGACTTCATCAATCTCAGCTGATGAATAAAATTATAGATTATTTTGAAGTTAAAAATACCTTAGAACTTGGAACATCTGTGGGTTTAGGAAGTTTGAGTATGGCAGTCAACCAACCTCAAAATTGTGTAGATACCGTTGAAGCTTGTCCAAATACTTTTGCTTTTGCTAAAAGTTGTTTCAATACCTATGGTCTGAAGAATATCAAAACTCACAACACTGATTTTCAGTCTTATATAAATAATTTGTCAGCATATAAAACTTATGATTTAATTTATCTTGATGGTCATCACCAAAAAAAAGCTACACTTGATTATTTTAGTCAACTAAAAAAACATACCCATCATAATTCTATTGTCATTTTAGACGATATTTATTGGTCTAAAGAAATGCAAGAGGCTTGGCAGTTGATTTGCAAAGATAAAGAGGTCAAAGTGAGTTTAGATTTGTATTTTTGGGGTATTGTCTTTTTTAAACCCGAATTGAGCAAACAAGATTTTAAAATCCGTTGTTTGTTTTAA
- the dnaE gene encoding DNA polymerase III subunit alpha produces the protein MYIIFDTETTGLPKRFNAPISDVDNWPRAVQIAWQVHDQWGKLIEHQDFLIQPEGFDIPYDSEKIHGISTTLAHQEGKPLKDVLQAFNEALKKARFVVGQNVDFDINIMGAEFYRSEIESPLAEMQVLDTCTEKTAKLCQIPGGRGGGFKLPTLTELHQFLFNEPFNEAHNATADVEATARCFLELLRKAHYSENQLMAEAGYITEFQNKHPEPFQLIGLKHTNLEKASKKLEEQQKPDEIEKPSQKDLDENLKTLSDETFVHLHNHSQFSILQSTISVQDLIEATSKNNMPAVALTDHANMMGAFHFVNAAKAHNKALTEKQQDQSVKPIIGCEFFVCENHLDKSHKDNGYQIVMLAKNKKGYHNLAKMSSIAYTKGFYYVPRIDKTIIEQYKDDIVVLSGNLYGEIPSKLLNVGENQAEEALLWWKEQFGDDFYIELNRHQQEDEDRANQSLIKLAQKHDVKLVATNNVYYENQEDANAHDILLCVKDGEKQSTPIGRGRGYRYGLPNDKYYFKSAEEMKNLFKDYPEAITHTKEIADKIEFYDLAREVLLPAFEIPEEFKDKKDAEDKGKRGENAYLKHITYQGAKERYGDITKDIKERLDFELSVIAKTGYPGYFLIVEDLIREARKMGVSVEYVRGSAAGSAVAYCLKITNIDPIKYDLLFERFLNPERVSMPDIDIDFDDEGRSKVLNYVIDKYGENQVAQIITYGTMAAKSAIRDTARVLDLPLYEADRIAKLVPDMTKLSKIFGKDEKELKANFRSEDVDKIMQLLQLSENGDEQAETVNQARIIEGSVRNTGTHACGVIITPDDITKFVPIATAKDSDLYVTQFDNNVVESAGLLKMDFLGLKTLTLIKDTVKIVKAKHGKDLDPEQFPLDDEKTYELFQRGQTVGIFQYESPGMQKHMKDLKPTVFEDLIAMNALYRPGPMEYIPSFIKRKHGDEEITYDLPVMQEILEETYGITVYQEQVMLLSQKLADFTKGEADILRKAMGKKKKDVLAKLKPQFINQAKSKGFEEKKLEKIWKDWEAFASYAFNKSHSTCYAFVAYQTAYLKAHYPAEYMVMVLSNNMSDIKKVTFFMEECRRMGVPVLGPDVNESFYKFSVNKDNAIRFGMGAIKGVGRNAVKTIVDNRKEDGEYKSIFDLAKRIDLRATNKKAFESLAYAGAFDNLGNVHRAQFFHKSDESEQTFIEKILKYASRYQENKNSAQVSLFGDASEVQIPEPEVPPCEPWHNMKTLKAEKEVVGLFLSAHPLDDFKLELKHYCNTDLQAFSHLEDYIDKEIKIAGVITDVNHRVSKNGKGYAVFILEDYKDSHEFRIFGEEYLRNRHYLIPDHFVHLKIQLSQFTNRDTSEPGKVNIKYLSFKQLQDVISDFTKKIQLQLDINSIEDKQIDKLNEICKTYSVLKTLDFVIYDKEEKIKLNAYSKTRQVEISAELLQSLQQNDIKYKLN, from the coding sequence ATGTATATCATTTTTGACACCGAAACCACAGGCTTACCCAAACGCTTTAACGCCCCAATTTCTGATGTTGACAACTGGCCAAGAGCAGTTCAAATTGCCTGGCAAGTTCACGACCAATGGGGTAAACTCATCGAACATCAAGATTTTTTAATTCAGCCTGAAGGTTTTGATATTCCTTACGATTCCGAAAAAATTCACGGCATTTCAACCACCTTAGCTCATCAAGAAGGCAAACCCTTAAAAGATGTTTTACAAGCTTTTAATGAAGCCTTAAAAAAAGCTCGATTTGTAGTCGGTCAAAATGTGGATTTTGACATCAATATTATGGGTGCTGAGTTTTATCGCTCAGAAATTGAAAGTCCTTTGGCAGAAATGCAAGTTCTGGATACCTGCACAGAAAAAACAGCCAAACTCTGTCAAATTCCTGGCGGTCGTGGCGGTGGTTTTAAATTGCCAACCCTAACAGAACTTCACCAATTTCTGTTTAACGAACCTTTTAATGAAGCCCATAATGCCACAGCAGATGTTGAAGCCACAGCAAGATGTTTTTTAGAATTGCTCAGAAAAGCACATTATTCTGAAAATCAACTCATGGCAGAAGCTGGCTACATTACCGAATTTCAAAACAAACATCCTGAACCCTTTCAGCTTATTGGTTTAAAGCATACAAACCTTGAAAAGGCTTCTAAAAAACTTGAAGAACAACAAAAACCCGACGAAATTGAAAAACCGAGTCAGAAAGATTTAGATGAAAACTTAAAAACCCTTTCAGACGAAACCTTTGTACATCTACATAACCATAGTCAATTTTCAATTTTACAATCCACAATATCGGTTCAAGATTTAATTGAAGCGACTTCAAAAAACAACATGCCAGCGGTTGCACTAACCGACCACGCCAATATGATGGGTGCTTTTCATTTTGTCAATGCCGCTAAAGCACACAATAAAGCTTTAACCGAAAAACAACAAGACCAATCAGTTAAGCCAATTATCGGTTGCGAATTTTTTGTATGTGAAAATCATTTAGACAAAAGTCATAAGGACAACGGCTATCAAATTGTGATGCTCGCCAAAAACAAAAAAGGCTATCATAACTTGGCTAAAATGTCTTCTATCGCTTATACCAAAGGCTTTTATTATGTCCCCAGAATTGACAAAACCATCATAGAACAATACAAAGATGATATCGTTGTGTTGTCTGGAAACCTCTATGGTGAAATTCCTTCAAAACTATTGAATGTTGGCGAAAATCAAGCTGAAGAAGCCTTATTGTGGTGGAAAGAACAATTTGGCGATGATTTTTATATCGAACTCAACAGGCATCAACAAGAAGATGAAGACCGTGCTAATCAAAGTTTAATCAAATTAGCCCAAAAGCACGATGTAAAATTAGTAGCCACCAATAATGTGTATTATGAAAATCAAGAAGATGCCAACGCTCACGATATTTTATTATGCGTAAAAGATGGCGAAAAACAATCTACACCCATTGGTCGAGGTCGTGGTTATCGCTATGGTTTGCCCAACGATAAGTATTATTTCAAGTCAGCTGAAGAGATGAAAAATCTTTTTAAAGATTATCCTGAAGCGATTACACACACTAAAGAAATTGCCGATAAAATTGAATTTTATGATTTAGCGAGAGAGGTGTTATTACCTGCTTTTGAAATTCCAGAAGAGTTTAAAGATAAAAAAGACGCTGAAGACAAAGGCAAACGAGGCGAAAATGCCTACCTCAAACACATCACTTATCAAGGTGCAAAAGAACGCTATGGCGACATTACTAAAGACATCAAAGAACGTCTTGATTTTGAGCTTTCCGTCATTGCCAAAACAGGATATCCAGGCTATTTTTTGATTGTAGAAGATTTAATTCGTGAAGCTCGAAAAATGGGCGTTTCCGTTGAATATGTACGTGGTTCTGCAGCTGGTAGTGCCGTAGCCTATTGTCTAAAAATCACCAATATAGATCCTATAAAATACGATTTACTGTTTGAGCGGTTTTTAAATCCGGAGCGAGTCAGCATGCCTGATATTGATATTGATTTTGACGATGAAGGCCGAAGTAAAGTGTTGAATTATGTCATCGACAAATACGGCGAAAATCAAGTTGCTCAAATCATCACTTATGGCACAATGGCAGCTAAATCTGCTATCAGAGACACCGCTCGTGTTTTAGATTTACCTCTTTACGAAGCTGACAGAATTGCCAAATTGGTGCCTGATATGACCAAACTTTCTAAAATTTTTGGTAAAGACGAAAAAGAACTCAAAGCTAATTTTAGAAGTGAAGATGTTGATAAAATTATGCAGTTGCTCCAACTCAGCGAAAACGGAGACGAACAAGCCGAAACTGTCAATCAAGCCAGAATTATTGAAGGTTCTGTCAGAAATACAGGAACTCACGCTTGTGGCGTTATCATTACACCCGATGATATCACAAAATTTGTTCCCATAGCAACTGCTAAAGACTCAGACTTGTATGTTACTCAGTTTGATAACAATGTAGTTGAATCTGCTGGTTTGCTAAAAATGGATTTTTTAGGACTCAAAACCTTAACCCTAATTAAAGACACCGTTAAAATTGTAAAAGCAAAACACGGTAAAGATTTAGACCCAGAACAATTTCCGCTTGATGATGAAAAAACCTACGAGCTTTTTCAACGTGGCCAAACTGTTGGTATTTTTCAATACGAATCGCCAGGTATGCAAAAGCATATGAAAGACCTCAAGCCTACTGTTTTTGAAGATCTTATCGCTATGAATGCACTATATAGACCTGGACCAATGGAATACATTCCGAGTTTTATCAAGCGTAAACACGGCGATGAAGAAATCACTTACGATTTACCTGTGATGCAAGAAATTTTAGAAGAAACCTACGGCATCACGGTTTATCAAGAGCAAGTGATGTTGCTTTCACAAAAATTAGCCGATTTTACCAAAGGCGAAGCTGATATTTTGCGAAAAGCTATGGGTAAAAAGAAAAAAGACGTGTTGGCAAAGCTAAAACCTCAATTCATTAACCAAGCAAAATCTAAAGGTTTTGAAGAAAAAAAACTTGAAAAAATATGGAAAGATTGGGAAGCTTTTGCCAGTTATGCGTTTAACAAATCGCACTCAACTTGCTATGCCTTTGTGGCTTATCAAACCGCTTATCTCAAAGCTCACTATCCTGCTGAATATATGGTCATGGTATTGTCAAACAATATGAGCGATATCAAAAAAGTGACGTTTTTTATGGAAGAATGTCGCCGTATGGGTGTTCCTGTTTTAGGACCTGACGTGAATGAATCGTTTTATAAGTTTTCAGTCAATAAAGACAATGCCATTCGATTTGGTATGGGTGCTATTAAAGGCGTTGGGCGAAATGCCGTAAAAACCATTGTCGATAATCGGAAAGAAGATGGTGAATACAAATCTATATTCGATTTGGCAAAACGTATAGATTTGAGAGCGACCAACAAAAAAGCCTTTGAAAGCTTGGCTTATGCTGGTGCATTTGATAATCTTGGCAATGTTCACCGTGCACAATTTTTTCACAAATCCGATGAATCTGAACAAACTTTTATCGAAAAGATACTCAAATATGCTTCACGGTATCAAGAAAACAAAAACTCAGCTCAAGTCAGTTTATTTGGCGATGCCAGCGAAGTTCAAATTCCTGAACCAGAAGTACCGCCTTGCGAACCTTGGCATAATATGAAAACTTTAAAAGCCGAAAAAGAAGTGGTTGGTCTATTTCTTTCTGCTCACCCTTTAGACGATTTTAAACTCGAACTCAAACATTACTGCAATACTGATTTACAAGCTTTTTCTCACCTTGAAGATTATATCGATAAAGAAATAAAAATTGCTGGCGTGATAACTGATGTGAACCACAGAGTGAGCAAAAATGGCAAAGGTTATGCTGTTTTTATTTTAGAAGATTACAAAGACAGTCACGAATTTAGAATTTTTGGTGAAGAATATCTCAGAAACAGACATTATTTAATACCTGATCATTTTGTGCATTTAAAAATACAACTATCTCAATTCACCAATCGCGATACAAGTGAACCAGGAAAGGTTAATATTAAATACTTGTCTTTTAAGCAGTTACAAGATGTTATATCTGATTTTACTAAGAAAATACAACTGCAATTAGACATCAATTCAATTGAAGACAAACAAATTGACAAGCTCAATGAAATTTGTAAAACTTATTCAGTACTAAAAACTTTAGACTTTGTGATTTATGACAAAGAGGAGAAAATCAAACTCAACGCATACAGCAAAACCAGACAAGTAGAAATATCGGCTGAGCTATTGCAAAGTCTTCAACAAAACGATATCAAATACAAGTTAAACTAA